A window of the Torulaspora globosa chromosome 6, complete sequence genome harbors these coding sequences:
- the GMH1 gene encoding Gmh1p (ancestral locus Anc_1.252) has protein sequence MATLPTVNRDLHQNVRDGLSVPTVLRRLYKTPKNLDFETATWEMINLVFKPRKAFRSFYYQHQTKRQWARDDPSFFILQVGLLILSSMVWSIVYGHSFLGFIKMMLNMVCVDFFLFGFVTATSFWLILNRPRFKFRSAAESQVEWAYCFDVHCNAFLIIWVLLYFLQFLLLPLIKLHRWIGLFVGNTLYCLAFAQYFILTFYGYSQLPFLKKINFILFPALAFAVLYMVSLLGIDLSTKLSFHKY, from the coding sequence ATGGCAACCCTCCCTACAGTCAATCGAGATCTCCACCAGAATGTTCGCGACGGTCTATCTGTTCCAACCGTTCTTCGAAGGCTCTATAAGACACCTAAAAACTTGGATTTCGAGACGGCAACTTGGGAGATGATCAACCTGGTTTTCAAACCTCGAAAGGCGTTTAGGTCATTTTATTATCAACATCAGACCAAACGCCAATGGGCTCGAGATGATCCCTCGTTCTTCATTTTGCAAGTCGGATTGCTAATCCTAAGTTCAATGGTATGGTCGATTGTATACGGTCACTCGTTCTTAGGATTCATCAAGATGATGCTAAACATGGTTTGTGTGGACTTCTTTCTGTTTGGGTTTGTCACGGCCACTTCGTTTTGGCTAATACTGAATAGGCCTCGATTTAAGTTCAGATCGGCAGCAGAATCTCAGGTTGAGTGGGCCTACTGCTTTGACGTCCATTGCAATGCTTTCTTAATTATCTGGGTTTTACTCTACTTCCTACAGTTTCTACTATTACCACTCATAAAGCTTCACAGATGGATAGGACTCTTTGTCGGTAACACGTTGTATTGCCTGGCGTTTGCACAGTACTTCATTTTGACCTTTTACGGCTACAGCCAGCTGCCATTTCTTAAGAAAATCAACTTCATCCTATTTCCAGCATTAGCATTTGCCGTCCTGTACATGGTCAGCTTGCTTGGTATTGACTTGTCAACAAAGCTGAGCTTCCACAAATACTAA